In Sutterella faecalis, a genomic segment contains:
- the allB gene encoding allantoinase AllB — MLDLIIRNGQVVTTEAVESLDIGVKDGVIVRLSNRIEEPAREEIDAAGEYVLPGMVDPHMHLSEPGRTEWEGYRTGTQAMAAGGITSFVEMPLNQIPCTTDIPSLEIKLKSAEGQCWVDFAPMGGLVPWNLADLAPLADAGVAAFKAFVATCGSGKPGDFKNVTDWELYQGAREIAKKDGLLVVHCENATITDGLGAEARASGKKSLADYVASRPIFTEVEAVHRVLMIAEAAGCRIHIAHCSCPEAVEEVERARARGVDASFESCPHYFLLATEDLDAIGPKAKCSPPIRDRAHQRRMWELLAEGRIEMLVSDHSPCTFDLKSSDNAFDAWGGISGCQNCVDAMFDEAVLKHGISPVTLARALSTGAARRFRLKGKGEIALGFDADLVLIDPKSSYVLKAEDLLYKNKFSAYEGRRIDCRITHTLVRGNLAWSLEKGVSEKPMGRRMTIAA; from the coding sequence ATGCTCGATCTCATCATCCGCAACGGACAGGTTGTTACGACTGAAGCCGTTGAGTCTCTCGACATCGGCGTGAAGGACGGCGTGATTGTTCGCCTTTCAAACCGCATTGAGGAACCTGCCCGCGAAGAAATCGACGCCGCCGGCGAATACGTTCTCCCCGGCATGGTCGATCCGCACATGCACCTCTCCGAGCCCGGCCGCACCGAATGGGAAGGCTACCGCACGGGTACGCAGGCCATGGCTGCGGGCGGCATCACCTCGTTCGTCGAGATGCCCCTCAACCAGATTCCCTGCACGACGGATATTCCGAGTCTCGAAATCAAGCTGAAGTCCGCTGAAGGCCAGTGCTGGGTCGACTTCGCCCCGATGGGCGGCCTCGTTCCCTGGAACCTCGCCGATCTCGCGCCCCTCGCGGACGCCGGCGTCGCTGCCTTCAAGGCCTTCGTTGCAACCTGCGGTTCCGGCAAGCCCGGCGACTTCAAAAACGTGACCGACTGGGAGCTCTACCAGGGCGCCCGCGAAATCGCAAAGAAGGACGGTCTCCTCGTTGTTCACTGCGAAAACGCGACGATCACGGACGGCCTCGGTGCGGAAGCGCGTGCGAGCGGCAAGAAGTCTCTTGCCGACTACGTTGCCTCCCGCCCGATCTTCACGGAAGTCGAGGCTGTGCATCGCGTGCTCATGATCGCGGAAGCTGCCGGCTGCCGCATTCATATCGCGCACTGCTCCTGCCCTGAAGCGGTTGAAGAGGTCGAACGCGCCCGCGCCCGCGGCGTCGACGCGAGCTTCGAATCCTGCCCGCACTACTTCCTCCTTGCAACTGAGGATCTGGATGCGATCGGTCCGAAGGCCAAGTGCTCACCCCCGATCCGCGATCGCGCTCATCAGCGCCGCATGTGGGAGCTCCTTGCCGAAGGCCGAATCGAGATGCTCGTTTCCGACCACTCGCCCTGCACGTTCGACCTCAAGTCTTCGGACAATGCGTTCGACGCCTGGGGCGGCATCAGCGGCTGCCAGAACTGCGTTGACGCCATGTTTGACGAAGCGGTTCTGAAGCACGGCATCAGCCCTGTAACGCTCGCCAGGGCGCTCTCCACCGGAGCCGCACGCCGCTTCCGCCTGAAGGGCAAGGGTGAAATCGCGCTCGGCTTCGATGCCGACCTCGTGCTCATCGATCCGAAATCGAGCTACGTGCTCAAGGCCGAGGATCTGCTCTACAAGAACAAGTTCTCTGCCTACGAAGGCCGCAGGATCGACTGCCGCATCACGCACACCCTCGTGCGCGGCAATCTTGCCTGGAGCCTTGAAAAGGGCGTTTCCGAAAAGCCGATGGGCCGCCGCATGACGATTGCCGCCTAA
- a CDS encoding ABC transporter ATP-binding protein has product MTMLIEAKGLGKRYERGGRPFWALRGADLQVSSGDFVTVLGRSGSGKSTLLNILVGLLPPTEGSVSLMGEDISKLDDAKRSSLRNAHVGYVPQSAGLIPTLTVLDNVRLPWYLAGHRGEEPEGRAQTLLGEVGLKDLGSQFPSALSGGELRRVAIARALMCSPDAIVADEPTSNLDPASARGVVDIFRAIARKGGAVLMVTHDTFSLDASTRLYDMAEGKLELRP; this is encoded by the coding sequence ATGACGATGCTGATTGAGGCCAAAGGGCTGGGCAAGCGCTACGAACGCGGCGGAAGGCCTTTCTGGGCTTTAAGAGGGGCGGATCTTCAGGTTTCATCCGGGGACTTCGTGACGGTTCTCGGCCGCTCGGGTTCCGGAAAGTCGACGCTTCTCAATATTCTTGTCGGACTGCTTCCGCCTACGGAAGGGAGTGTCTCCCTCATGGGCGAAGACATTTCGAAGCTTGACGACGCGAAGCGCTCGAGCCTCAGAAATGCGCATGTGGGCTATGTTCCGCAGAGTGCAGGCCTTATTCCGACGCTTACCGTTCTCGACAATGTTCGTCTCCCCTGGTACCTTGCCGGACATCGAGGCGAGGAGCCCGAGGGAAGGGCGCAGACGCTTCTTGGAGAGGTAGGCCTCAAGGATCTCGGAAGCCAGTTCCCGAGCGCGCTTTCCGGCGGCGAGCTCCGGCGTGTTGCCATTGCGCGCGCGCTCATGTGTTCTCCCGACGCGATTGTCGCCGACGAACCCACATCGAATCTTGATCCGGCAAGCGCCCGGGGCGTTGTCGATATTTTCCGCGCTATCGCCCGTAAGGGCGGGGCCGTTCTGATGGTGACGCACGACACCTTCAGTCTCGACGCTTCGACGCGGCTCTACGATATGGCCGAGGGCAAGCTCGAACTGCGCCCCTGA
- a CDS encoding YfcC family protein, whose amino-acid sequence MNPKQDTSLQAPKKKGFKMPDIYIILGLFILLMAVLTYVVPAGQYDRQVVETAHGVQNLVVANTYHAVAQNPAGWLEIITAIPFGFERAAGIVVLTFMVGACMGLIKRAGLIDLGVQRLSSAVGQSEFLVAPVLMIVLSMLAAFIGVPELSLAYLPVFLPLFYRLGYDGMTATAVALLSPCIGFTFGITIPGSVGMGQQIAQITMFSGSGLRAIVLVIAVAVTIAYVMLYAARVKKDPKKSLTYDTDQELKEQFAQEEAEKTQGAALTFTKRQVYAGVSCLIMFPIAVYLILSMNLGFEAIGGLFLAIGIIAAIIAGKTAQQICDDINAGMRDLMVGALLCGVASAIAVVMDKGVITDTIVYWLEQLLATTPPALSAIAIFWEQAIFNALIPGATALTILTMPILSPLGSLLDVSQQAIVSANAWGGQLTDIFFPTSGFFIATLVIAKVEYTKWIRFYTPLMLILGAICCVALYLQQQLGLNF is encoded by the coding sequence ATGAATCCGAAGCAGGATACTTCGCTGCAAGCCCCCAAGAAGAAGGGCTTCAAGATGCCCGACATCTACATTATTCTCGGGCTCTTCATTCTTCTCATGGCAGTGCTCACGTACGTCGTTCCTGCCGGCCAGTACGATCGCCAGGTCGTTGAAACTGCGCACGGCGTACAGAACCTCGTCGTAGCCAACACCTATCATGCCGTCGCGCAGAATCCTGCCGGCTGGCTTGAGATCATTACGGCCATTCCGTTCGGCTTTGAACGTGCCGCCGGCATCGTCGTCCTCACCTTCATGGTTGGCGCCTGCATGGGCCTCATCAAGCGCGCCGGCCTCATCGACCTCGGCGTGCAGCGTCTCTCGAGCGCGGTCGGCCAGTCCGAGTTCCTCGTGGCTCCGGTGCTCATGATCGTTCTCTCGATGCTCGCCGCCTTCATCGGCGTGCCGGAACTTTCGCTCGCCTATCTGCCGGTCTTCCTCCCGCTCTTCTATCGTCTCGGCTATGACGGCATGACCGCTACCGCGGTTGCGCTTCTCTCGCCCTGCATCGGCTTCACCTTCGGCATCACGATTCCGGGTTCGGTCGGCATGGGTCAGCAGATTGCCCAGATCACGATGTTCTCGGGCTCCGGTCTTCGCGCCATTGTTCTCGTGATCGCTGTTGCCGTCACGATCGCTTATGTGATGCTCTACGCGGCCCGCGTCAAGAAGGACCCGAAGAAGAGCCTCACGTACGATACCGACCAGGAACTCAAGGAACAGTTTGCTCAGGAAGAAGCTGAAAAGACGCAGGGCGCCGCTCTCACGTTCACGAAGCGTCAGGTCTATGCGGGCGTCTCCTGCCTCATCATGTTCCCGATCGCCGTCTACCTCATCCTTTCGATGAACCTCGGCTTTGAAGCGATCGGCGGCCTCTTCCTCGCCATCGGCATCATCGCCGCGATCATCGCGGGCAAGACTGCGCAGCAGATCTGCGACGACATCAATGCCGGCATGCGCGACCTGATGGTCGGCGCTCTCCTCTGCGGCGTTGCTTCCGCTATCGCCGTCGTGATGGACAAGGGCGTCATTACCGACACCATCGTCTACTGGCTCGAACAGCTCCTCGCCACGACGCCTCCGGCGCTCTCCGCCATCGCCATCTTCTGGGAACAGGCCATCTTCAACGCGCTCATTCCTGGCGCCACGGCCCTCACCATTCTGACGATGCCGATTCTCTCGCCGCTCGGCTCCCTCCTTGACGTTTCGCAGCAGGCCATCGTTTCTGCCAACGCCTGGGGCGGCCAGCTCACGGACATCTTCTTCCCGACCTCCGGCTTCTTCATCGCCACCCTTGTGATCGCCAAGGTCGAATACACGAAGTGGATCCGCTTCTATACGCCTCTGATGCTCATCCTCGGCGCCATCTGCTGCGTCGCGCTCTACCTGCAGCAGCAGCTTGGCCTCAACTTCTAA
- a CDS encoding TlpA family protein disulfide reductase yields MFRREIICAAASAALLLSTGFAHAADSAENSNYDPKYPFPVPGKVTVVDFGASWCASCPEMEALMKEMQKEYGDRAAFVTIDIDKWRGIEDIFLIDQMPAQIFYDAKGEPIWKHTGSVDADTMRERVNILIEGSKS; encoded by the coding sequence ATGTTCAGACGCGAGATTATCTGTGCGGCAGCAAGCGCCGCCCTTCTTCTTTCGACGGGCTTCGCGCATGCGGCAGACTCCGCCGAAAACAGCAACTATGATCCCAAGTATCCGTTCCCCGTTCCCGGCAAGGTGACGGTGGTCGATTTCGGCGCCTCCTGGTGCGCGAGCTGCCCGGAAATGGAAGCGCTCATGAAAGAGATGCAGAAGGAGTACGGCGATCGCGCTGCATTCGTCACGATCGACATTGACAAGTGGCGCGGCATTGAGGACATCTTCCTCATCGATCAGATGCCCGCCCAGATCTTCTACGACGCCAAGGGCGAACCGATCTGGAAGCACACCGGATCGGTTGACGCCGACACCATGCGCGAACGCGTCAATATTCTGATCGAGGGATCCAAGTCCTGA
- a CDS encoding ABC transporter permease: MTPITTLRIAAANVSQKPLRSLSLALIAAVFTFMLFSGSMIAANLQAGIESLSARMGADLLVVPQGEGKKIESVILRAEPSTFYLDAGLLDTVRKLPGVAQASGQLFISSLDAQCCSVKVQLIGIDEKTDFVVAPWLRKAAEKPLEGNEVIVGDYIFGDIGTELTFYGQKFKIVGRLAATGMGFDSSIFMTIDAARKLGEIASPDKKDEIAKSLSSILVRVNPGVDPITVSDGLFDELGLGANVNFVFASNMMSDTSAKLQKIVAVMYSAAGGFWVIAALIMLIVYFFAFSERQREFATLRALGASRSRVIRIVMSEAFMISTAGSAAGVLIGAIAVTSFSTAISRAIGLPYLAPAPEAWVFALIASLAAGIATVPLAALPTAWRIGKRDIYTTLREGD, encoded by the coding sequence ATGACACCGATTACGACGCTTCGCATTGCGGCGGCCAACGTTTCGCAAAAGCCCCTGCGTTCGCTTTCGCTTGCGCTCATTGCCGCTGTTTTCACCTTCATGCTTTTTTCGGGTTCAATGATTGCGGCCAATCTCCAGGCCGGCATTGAATCGCTTTCGGCGCGCATGGGGGCCGACCTTCTTGTCGTGCCGCAGGGGGAAGGCAAGAAGATTGAAAGCGTCATTCTGAGGGCGGAGCCGTCGACCTTCTATCTTGACGCCGGGCTTCTTGATACGGTGAGAAAGCTCCCCGGCGTGGCTCAGGCCTCGGGGCAGCTCTTCATCTCATCGCTTGATGCTCAGTGCTGCTCGGTGAAGGTGCAGCTCATCGGCATTGATGAAAAAACGGATTTCGTCGTTGCCCCCTGGCTTCGCAAAGCGGCTGAGAAGCCTCTCGAAGGCAATGAAGTCATCGTCGGCGACTATATTTTCGGCGACATCGGAACGGAGCTCACGTTCTACGGACAGAAGTTCAAAATCGTCGGCCGCCTCGCGGCGACCGGCATGGGGTTCGACTCGTCGATCTTCATGACGATTGACGCAGCCCGCAAGCTGGGCGAAATTGCCTCCCCCGACAAAAAGGATGAAATTGCGAAGAGCCTCTCCTCGATCCTTGTGCGCGTTAATCCGGGCGTTGATCCGATTACGGTTTCTGACGGACTTTTTGATGAGCTCGGGCTTGGCGCCAACGTGAATTTCGTCTTTGCATCCAACATGATGAGCGACACGTCGGCAAAGCTTCAGAAGATTGTTGCGGTGATGTATTCCGCTGCAGGCGGCTTCTGGGTGATTGCTGCCCTCATCATGCTCATCGTCTACTTCTTTGCCTTCAGCGAACGGCAGCGTGAATTCGCGACGCTGCGGGCCCTGGGTGCCTCGCGCTCGCGAGTCATCCGCATCGTCATGTCGGAAGCCTTCATGATTTCGACGGCGGGTTCTGCAGCCGGCGTCCTGATCGGCGCGATTGCGGTCACAAGCTTCTCCACGGCAATCTCGCGCGCCATCGGGCTGCCTTATCTTGCGCCCGCTCCCGAGGCCTGGGTCTTTGCTCTGATTGCAAGCCTGGCCGCCGGCATTGCCACGGTGCCGCTCGCGGCGCTCCCGACCGCCTGGCGCATCGGGAAGCGTGATATTTACACGACGCTGCGCGAGGGGGATTGA
- a CDS encoding DUF4418 family protein encodes MSQSRPAFVSGIVMTAVGLILAAALFWWLPHCHGEIVMKCVWMTRAAAGASLVIAALGVVMVFSPSAGAAIGALAGIIFTAMLETALTTVLIGPCPNPMMGCHAVTQPTILVAAALIALVALAEMWRLSKLQH; translated from the coding sequence ATGTCGCAATCTCGTCCCGCATTTGTGAGCGGCATCGTGATGACTGCGGTTGGTCTTATTCTCGCTGCGGCGCTTTTCTGGTGGCTGCCGCATTGTCACGGCGAAATCGTCATGAAGTGCGTCTGGATGACCCGCGCTGCTGCGGGCGCTTCTCTCGTCATAGCGGCGCTTGGAGTCGTCATGGTGTTTTCGCCTTCTGCAGGGGCCGCCATCGGAGCGCTCGCCGGCATCATTTTCACGGCCATGCTTGAGACGGCGCTGACAACCGTCCTGATCGGGCCTTGCCCCAATCCGATGATGGGGTGCCATGCCGTGACGCAGCCGACAATCCTTGTGGCGGCTGCCCTCATTGCACTCGTCGCGCTCGCTGAAATGTGGCGTCTCTCGAAGCTTCAGCACTGA
- a CDS encoding NCS1 family nucleobase:cation symporter-1 yields the protein MPSQKLAVPFPVISRMTYGVFGANIPALIRGGIAVVWYGIQTYLASAALMIVVLYEWPDLVSLTHDNILGLSTLGWYCFAAMWVLQTALFLCNMEAIRRFMDWAGPIVYIAMLVLMVLIVREAAWENISFSLTEKEMTASETIWTMIVGAALVVSYFCGPTLNFGDFSRYAKSPSQMKRGNFWGLPVNFVFFSLIAVVTISGTPVVFGELIVDPIEVMGKLDNKTAVLILGLTMLIATVGVNIVANFVSAAFDISNIFPKYISWRTGGLVASVLSVALLPWNLFSSPEVIHVTVDVLAALIGPVYGILIIDYYYIKRRHVVVHDLYSTSREGSYWYRHGVNWKAVAALIPAGIASVAAMMLDSGSGIGNFTFFIGAFMAAGVYRWIAHSDIIRD from the coding sequence GTGCCGAGCCAGAAGCTTGCCGTGCCGTTCCCGGTGATTTCGCGCATGACCTACGGCGTCTTCGGCGCGAATATTCCGGCGCTTATCCGAGGCGGCATTGCCGTCGTCTGGTACGGCATTCAGACCTATCTGGCGAGCGCCGCGCTCATGATCGTCGTGCTCTACGAGTGGCCTGATCTCGTGAGCCTCACTCACGACAACATCCTCGGCCTTTCGACGCTCGGGTGGTACTGCTTTGCAGCAATGTGGGTTCTCCAGACCGCGCTCTTTCTCTGCAACATGGAAGCGATCCGCCGCTTCATGGACTGGGCCGGCCCGATTGTCTACATCGCCATGCTCGTTCTGATGGTGCTGATCGTACGTGAAGCTGCCTGGGAAAACATCAGCTTCTCGCTCACCGAAAAGGAAATGACCGCGAGCGAAACCATCTGGACGATGATTGTGGGCGCTGCACTGGTGGTCTCCTACTTCTGCGGACCGACGCTTAATTTCGGCGACTTCTCGCGCTACGCAAAGAGTCCCTCGCAGATGAAGCGCGGCAACTTCTGGGGTCTTCCCGTCAACTTCGTCTTCTTCTCTCTCATTGCTGTGGTGACGATTTCGGGAACTCCCGTGGTCTTCGGCGAACTCATCGTCGACCCGATTGAAGTCATGGGCAAGCTCGACAACAAGACGGCCGTACTGATTCTCGGCCTCACGATGCTGATTGCCACGGTGGGCGTCAACATTGTCGCCAACTTCGTTTCGGCAGCATTCGACATTTCGAACATCTTCCCGAAATACATTTCCTGGCGCACGGGCGGTCTTGTGGCTTCTGTTCTCTCGGTCGCGCTCCTGCCCTGGAATCTCTTCAGCTCGCCTGAGGTGATTCACGTTACGGTTGACGTTCTCGCCGCTCTCATCGGCCCCGTCTACGGCATCCTCATCATCGACTACTACTACATCAAGCGCCGTCACGTTGTCGTGCACGACCTTTACAGCACCAGCCGGGAAGGGAGCTACTGGTACCGCCACGGCGTCAACTGGAAGGCTGTAGCTGCGCTCATTCCCGCGGGCATTGCGAGCGTTGCAGCGATGATGCTTGATTCGGGCAGCGGCATCGGCAACTTCACCTTCTTCATCGGCGCCTTCATGGCTGCCGGCGTCTATCGCTGGATTGCGCATTCCGACATTATTCGCGACTAA
- a CDS encoding cytosine permease, whose translation MDDRTSTQALSESVLANKDLLPSKQTWNWYNIFAFWMSDVHSAGGYIFAGTLFSLGLAGWQVFVS comes from the coding sequence ATGGACGATCGAACTTCGACGCAGGCACTCTCTGAGAGTGTTCTCGCGAACAAGGATCTTCTTCCCTCAAAACAAACCTGGAACTGGTACAACATCTTCGCCTTCTGGATGTCGGACGTTCACAGTGCCGGCGGCTACATCTTTGCCGGCACGCTCTTCTCGCTCGGTCTGGCCGGCTGGCAGGTCTTTGTTTCCTGA
- a CDS encoding cytochrome c3 family protein, whose product MTKQHKLLSLAACMSAAFVASTAMAADAPAAQTSVDLPRTLDGYVAQDKAFWDYLKANHPYFKYLKEGRVVGKFTMSDRQEEWVDFGGGDKYAKNTGRKVAVTYRLPYESFLDLPNNFVGPKKCGECHPSQYEKWERSRHNKIVRFPEELTEPMVQGDLKRPLYKSQAGVLPEGINADDIFVVMGTPRTKYGFVDKWLVRGTYHIEDGGELSKATGKIVAGGNQFSRNWAEHITPEVAKKIHEWDPTFPTKLEDFGAQSSKVWGMNSYGASNRKQAMFQPGSSYCEICHTWKFDFKSQDELFAALGDAKKLRSHVVTKGVGCEECHGAGAHLYGARGAGMPSNCERCHQRFVYNENDAKANFKTPFNVYFKSFCPACGTEGSQSHYSKHYQKGMRCTTCHDPHEVTANDWASQYTVPNMKKECQDCHTTAAYFFSQGGTHSRNSCASCHMPKMGSCENFASIQRPDLAGFDNVRASHIWRILVDPEKKTINPPEGTTDRKLVSPKGWHVTKDDGRPYIDLMWSCGRTAYQDKHVVDAMGCHSPIQSKFPESMRFKDQKTIYNKVLAWQTPVKEGYAKVIADLSNIQDMLKVAKLSTADRAQVQLYAEEARLNAAKLKDDGSWGVHAPKFSKQLVDEAQTYTAQALAILNAQQKTAKK is encoded by the coding sequence ATGACCAAGCAACACAAGCTTCTGTCTCTCGCTGCGTGCATGAGCGCCGCGTTCGTGGCTTCCACCGCCATGGCCGCTGACGCGCCCGCTGCCCAGACTTCGGTTGACCTCCCGCGCACCCTCGACGGCTATGTCGCTCAAGACAAGGCTTTCTGGGACTACCTCAAGGCCAATCACCCCTACTTCAAGTACCTCAAGGAAGGCCGCGTCGTTGGTAAGTTCACGATGTCCGACCGCCAGGAAGAGTGGGTTGACTTCGGCGGCGGCGACAAGTACGCCAAGAACACCGGCCGCAAGGTCGCTGTGACGTACCGCCTCCCGTACGAATCCTTCCTCGATCTGCCGAACAATTTCGTCGGCCCGAAGAAGTGCGGCGAATGCCACCCGTCTCAGTACGAAAAGTGGGAACGTTCCCGCCACAACAAGATCGTCCGCTTCCCGGAAGAACTGACCGAGCCGATGGTTCAGGGCGACCTCAAGCGTCCGCTCTACAAGTCGCAGGCCGGCGTTCTGCCTGAAGGCATCAACGCTGACGACATCTTCGTCGTTATGGGCACGCCGCGTACGAAGTACGGCTTCGTCGATAAGTGGCTCGTCCGTGGTACCTACCACATCGAAGACGGCGGTGAACTCTCCAAGGCGACCGGTAAGATCGTTGCCGGCGGCAACCAGTTCTCCCGTAACTGGGCTGAACACATCACCCCTGAAGTTGCGAAGAAGATTCACGAGTGGGATCCGACCTTCCCGACCAAGCTTGAGGACTTCGGTGCTCAGAGCTCCAAGGTCTGGGGCATGAACTCCTACGGTGCTTCGAACCGCAAGCAGGCTATGTTCCAGCCGGGTTCGTCCTACTGCGAAATCTGCCATACCTGGAAGTTCGACTTCAAGAGCCAGGATGAACTCTTTGCCGCCCTCGGCGATGCCAAGAAGCTCCGCTCGCACGTCGTGACGAAGGGCGTGGGCTGCGAAGAATGCCACGGCGCTGGTGCTCACCTTTACGGTGCCCGCGGTGCCGGCATGCCGTCGAACTGCGAACGCTGCCACCAGCGCTTCGTCTACAACGAGAACGACGCCAAGGCCAACTTCAAGACCCCGTTCAATGTGTACTTCAAGTCCTTCTGCCCGGCCTGCGGTACGGAAGGCTCGCAGTCGCATTACTCGAAGCACTACCAGAAGGGCATGCGCTGCACGACCTGCCACGACCCGCATGAAGTCACCGCTAATGACTGGGCCTCGCAGTACACCGTGCCGAACATGAAGAAGGAATGCCAGGACTGCCATACCACGGCTGCCTACTTCTTCTCGCAGGGCGGTACGCACAGCCGCAACAGCTGCGCTTCCTGCCATATGCCGAAGATGGGTTCCTGCGAAAACTTCGCTTCGATCCAGCGTCCTGACCTCGCCGGCTTCGACAACGTTCGTGCGTCCCACATCTGGCGCATCCTTGTTGATCCGGAAAAGAAGACCATCAATCCGCCGGAAGGCACCACCGATCGTAAGCTCGTCAGCCCGAAGGGCTGGCACGTTACGAAGGATGACGGCCGTCCCTACATCGATCTGATGTGGTCCTGCGGTCGTACGGCCTACCAGGATAAGCACGTTGTCGATGCAATGGGCTGCCACAGCCCGATCCAGTCGAAGTTCCCTGAATCCATGCGCTTCAAGGATCAGAAGACCATCTACAACAAGGTTCTCGCCTGGCAGACCCCGGTCAAGGAAGGCTACGCCAAGGTTATCGCTGACCTGAGCAACATCCAGGATATGCTCAAGGTTGCGAAGCTCTCGACGGCCGACCGCGCCCAGGTCCAGCTCTACGCTGAGGAAGCTCGCCTCAACGCTGCCAAGCTGAAGGACGACGGTTCGTGGGGTGTCCACGCTCCGAAGTTCTCGAAGCAGCTCGTTGACGAAGCCCAGACCTACACGGCTCAGGCTCTCGCGATCCTCAACGCTCAGCAGAAGACCGCCAAGAAGTAA
- the allE gene encoding (S)-ureidoglycine aminohydrolase, translating into MPGYPQDLLSNRSVVKADFAIITPQGRVINTVPGIVDAKMTILCSPKIGAGFVQLIGTLGATAHTDYPYGAKEHEEAFIYVLDGEVELEVDVAGEKRVLTQGGYAYSAPGKGIGFKNVNGKEGRILLYKQRYIPHPKGLMPWSVFGNINEVAFRDYDGMANVHVKDFLPVEEAFDMNMHILSFDPGASHNICETHVQEHGAYIYEGEGMYLLDDTWYTTKKEDFLWMGAFSVQAGYGIGRGPFSYIYSKDCNRDVEI; encoded by the coding sequence ATGCCTGGTTATCCTCAGGACCTGCTTTCCAACCGTTCAGTCGTCAAGGCGGACTTTGCGATCATTACCCCCCAGGGCCGCGTGATCAATACGGTTCCCGGAATCGTCGACGCCAAGATGACGATTCTCTGCTCGCCCAAGATCGGCGCGGGCTTCGTGCAGCTGATCGGTACCCTGGGCGCCACGGCGCACACGGATTACCCCTACGGCGCTAAGGAACACGAAGAAGCCTTCATCTATGTTCTTGACGGTGAAGTCGAACTCGAAGTCGACGTCGCCGGCGAAAAGCGCGTCCTCACGCAGGGCGGCTATGCCTACTCCGCTCCGGGCAAGGGCATCGGCTTCAAGAACGTCAACGGCAAGGAAGGCCGCATCCTTCTTTACAAGCAGCGCTACATCCCCCATCCCAAGGGACTCATGCCCTGGAGCGTCTTCGGCAACATCAACGAAGTCGCCTTCCGCGACTACGACGGCATGGCCAACGTTCACGTGAAGGACTTCCTCCCTGTTGAAGAAGCTTTCGACATGAACATGCACATCCTCTCCTTTGATCCGGGTGCCTCGCACAACATCTGCGAAACGCACGTTCAGGAGCACGGCGCCTACATCTACGAAGGCGAAGGCATGTACCTCCTCGACGACACCTGGTACACGACGAAGAAGGAAGACTTCCTCTGGATGGGCGCCTTCTCGGTTCAGGCCGGTTACGGCATCGGCCGCGGCCCGTTCTCCTACATCTATTCGAAGGACTGCAACCGCGACGTCGAGATCTAA
- a CDS encoding rhodanese-like domain-containing protein, translating into MMKTTCLAALCAAFLAAAGFSSSAEAAENTTAAVQQRQPIPLSLARVAKNLGKPGVYVFDCNPEDIYEQSHLKGSIHANVEGWEKLLPADKKNSFIILYCINRLCNVSFEASLRVIELGYENVYLMPDGIQGWVQNGYEFEGLGRKDRGIEAARLKREAAKQQ; encoded by the coding sequence ATGATGAAGACAACCTGTCTTGCCGCTCTTTGTGCGGCGTTTCTTGCTGCTGCGGGTTTTTCGAGCTCGGCAGAGGCTGCGGAAAATACAACTGCCGCGGTTCAGCAGCGCCAGCCGATTCCGCTCTCGCTTGCCCGAGTTGCAAAGAATCTCGGCAAGCCCGGCGTGTACGTTTTTGACTGCAATCCCGAGGATATCTACGAGCAGAGCCATCTGAAGGGGTCGATTCACGCCAATGTTGAAGGATGGGAGAAGCTCCTTCCCGCGGACAAAAAGAATTCCTTCATCATTCTTTACTGCATCAATCGTCTCTGCAATGTGTCTTTTGAAGCCTCGCTCCGGGTGATTGAGCTCGGCTACGAAAACGTGTACCTCATGCCCGACGGCATTCAGGGCTGGGTGCAGAACGGCTACGAATTTGAAGGGCTCGGACGCAAGGACCGCGGCATTGAAGCGGCTCGTCTGAAGCGCGAGGCCGCCAAGCAGCAATAA